Proteins co-encoded in one Fusarium fujikuroi IMI 58289 draft genome, chromosome FFUJ_chr06 genomic window:
- a CDS encoding related to Ras guanine-nucleotide exchange protein Cdc25p, with protein MLLPPPYIMRELQPVVQGQKLRHSYQPLRIPHMSESLANTARHSVNVQSSILRDPCSVPGRSLVARTEITSCSLSTLMKCLTDCEPRSHREQFVSAFFATSELFCTPEEILSALIRRFNAAEYAKASKQEIIYLGICRALRVWLESSWDPTTDQRVLASLENFIIQRIHPAVPMYSEFLLRRIKDLPIMEPGKTQADPLPVDENDNTCQHANLVTVKKANSFFDDRSGQLSILDICYKHLASQITVKQMKIFRSIERRELLGERWIKSREAPNVAAMMQLTDGVSNWVRQSILSDPDPKSRGAIIEKWVLVAQHLFQSNNFDGLVAVTSGLDDISVSRLRASWNAVSLPAKESLRSLRMIVDPSGNRRKLQALTLTSSGPCLPVLRSYLSELFFTNGRFQDVSPKESEGSEKVINWDKYARIASIVNVLTSNQQPYDITPDDDLQRWIQKSTSELWCKDQSCIDEACYQRSSFLESGVPLRKSQTFLRAIFKKN; from the coding sequence ATGCTTCTCCCTCCGCCATACATAATGCGGGAACTCCAACCCGTAGTACAAGGACAGAAGTTACGACACAGCTACCAGCCCCTACGAATACCTCACATGTCCGAGTCATTAGCCAACACGGCTCGCCACAGCGTCAACGTACAGTCCTCGATCTTGCGAGACCCTTGCTCGGTGCCCGGTCGCTCGCTCGTTGCGAGGACCGAGATTACAAGTTGTTCATTGTCCACCTTGATGAAGTGCCTCACAGACTGTGAGCCAAGGTCACACAGAGAACAGTTTGTCTCAGCATTCTTTGCCACGTCGGAACTCTTCTGTACCCCAGAGGAGATACTGTCTGCTCTCATCAGGCGTTTCAATGCTGCTGAGTATGCCAAGGCATCTAAACAAGAAATCATATATCTTGGGATATGCCGTGCACTCAGAGTGTGGCTAGAGTCGAGTTGGGACCCTACCACTGATCAACGTGTCCTTGCATCCCTtgaaaactttataatacAGCGAATACATCCTGCAGTACCCATGTACTCCGAATTCTTACTACGCCGTATTAAAGATCTCCCTATCATGGAACCGGGCAAAACACAAGCCGATCCTTTACCCGTCGATGAGAACGACAACACATGTCAACATGCAAATCTGGTCACTGTCAAGAAGGCAAACAGCTTCTTTGACGACCGAAGCGGCCAGTTGTCAATTCTTGACATATGTTATAAACATCTAGCATCCCAGATCACCGTCAAGCAGATGAAAATATTCCGTTCTATTGAGAGGagggagcttcttggcgaaaGGTGGATAAAGTCAAGAGAGGCTCCCAATGTAGCTGCTATGATGCAGCTTACCGACGGGGTCTCCAATTGGGTCAGGCAAAGTATCCTAAGCGACCCGGATCCCAAGAGTCGCGGCGCTATAATAGAGAAATGGGTTCTTGTTGCGCAGCATCTCTTCCAGTCAAACAACTTTGATGGACTTGTGGCTGTTACCTCGGGCTTAGATGACATCTCTGTATCTAGGCTCAGGGCATCATGGAATGCAGTATCGCTACCGGCCAAGGAATCTCTTCGCTCTCTGCGAATGATCGTTGACCCTTCGGGTAATCGCAGGAAACTCCAAGCCTTGACCCTCACCTCGTCAGGTCCATGCCTCCCCGTTCTCCGCTCATACCTCAGCGAGCTCTTCTTTACCAACGGACGTTTTCAAGACGTCTCACCCAAAGAGTCGGAAGGGTCAGAAAAGGTTATCAATTGGGACAAGTACGCGCGCATTGCGTCAATTGTCAATGTGCTGACAAGCAATCAACAACCTTATGATATCACACCAGATGATGATTTGCAGAGGTGGATCCAGAAGAGCACATCTGAGCTGTGGTGTAAAGATCAGTCTTGCATCGACGAGGCATGTTACCAAAGGAGTAGCTTTCTTGAGTCGGGAGTCCCACTCCGGAAGAGTCAAACATTTTTGCGTGCTATTTTTAAGAAGAATTAA